In Ipomoea triloba cultivar NCNSP0323 chromosome 15, ASM357664v1, one genomic interval encodes:
- the LOC116006244 gene encoding uncharacterized protein LOC116006244 produces the protein MESRMKVARHLEPWRDLTGKVAMVTGASSGIGREISLDLAKAGCRVIAAARRVDRLKSLCDEINGLGSGESSSGTPLRAVAIELDVSADGPAIEAAVQRAWDAFGRIDALINNAGVRGRVHTPLDLTEEEWNDLTKTNLTGTWLVSKYVCLHMCNAKLGGSIVNISSISGLNRGQLPGGLAYTTSKTAVNALTRVMALELGANKIRVNSISPGLFKSEITQGLMQKDWLNNVALRTVPLRTFGTSNPALTALVRYLIHDSSEYISGNTYIVDAGNTLPGVPIFSSL, from the exons ATGGAGAGCCGAATGAAAGTGGCGCGCCATCTGGAGCCGTGGCGGGACCTTACCGGCAAGGTGGCGATGGTGACCGGAGCGTCGTCGGGGATCGGCAGAGAGATCAGCCTCGACTTGGCCAAGGCCGGCTGCAGAGTCATCGCCGCCGCGCGCCGTGTCGACCGCCTCAAGTCGCTCTGCGACGAGATCAATGGACTCGGTTCCGGCGAGTCGAGCTCCGGTACGCCGCTCCGAGCAGTGGCCATTGAGCTGGACGTTAGCGCGGATGGTCCAGCCATTGAGGCGGCCGTTCAGAGGGCTTGGGACGCGTTTGGCCGGATCGACGCACTGATTAACAATGCCGGCGTTAGAG GTCGAGTACACACTCCATTGGATCTAACAGAGGAAGAGTGGAATGATCTCACAAAAACAAACCTAACTGGCACATGGTTGGTCTCCAAATATGTTTGCTTGCACATGTGTAACGCTAAGCTTGGAGGATCTATCGTCAACATCTCTTCCATTTCTGGGCTTAACCGTGGCCAGTTGCCAGGAGGCCTTGCATATACTACTTCAAAGACTGCTGTTAACGCACTCACAAGG GTGATGGCACTTGAATTGGGAGCAAATAAGATAAGAGTGAACTCCATCTCGCCAGGGCTCTTCAAATCCGAGATAACGCAGGGCCTCATGCAGAAAGATTGGCTCAATAATGTTGCTCTCAGGACTGTACCTTTGAGAACATTTGGCACGTCAAATCCTGCACTCACGGCGCTCGTACGTTACTTAATTCATGACTCCTCTGAATACATTTCTGGAAATACTTACATAGTTGACGCTGGAAATACTCTGCCTGGTGTGCCTATCTTCTCCTCTCTTTGA